One segment of Thermosipho atlanticus DSM 15807 DNA contains the following:
- a CDS encoding heavy metal translocating P-type ATPase, which produces MAKSEQTFSVKGMTCTSCARTIEKKLEKLDGVEKVNVNFATEKLSIVFDSDKIDENVISRTVKDVGYELERMDDFRTVIIPIEGMTCSSCAKAVEKEIKKLDGITSVNVNFATEKATILYEPTKVRISNIKQAIKNAGYTPLEVDSKDQLDYEKERRQKEIKILWRKFLVAAIFSVPLLYISMGHLIGLNLPDFVNPEINPFNFALVQLLLVIPIAIAGYKFYTIGFRNLFKLSPNMDSLIAIGTSAAIIYGLYGTIEIYLGKVEYANNLYFETAGVIIALILLGKYLESVTKGKTSEAIKKLMGLQPKTALIFQNGQEIEIPVDEVEVGDIVIVKPGEKIPVDGVIVEGHTSVDESMLTGESIPVEKNVGDKVIGGSINKNGNIKFRATKVGKDTTLSQIIKLVEEAQGSKAPIARLADVISGYFVPIVIAIAILSALVWYFAGFGGIFALTVFISVLVIACPCALGLATPTAIMVGTGKGAEYGVLIKGGEALETAHKIKTIVFDKTGTITEGKPKVTDIISRGDYSENELLSIAASAEKGSEHPLGEAIVKAAEERKLDLKKVDKFLAIPGHGIEVIVDGKKVYLGNLKLMRSKNIEITLSDESNKLANEGKTPMFIAIDGKLEGIIAVADTVKPSSASAINKLHKMGIKVAMITGDNKKTAAAIAKQVGIDIVLAEVLPQDKANEVKKLQQNGEIVAMVGDGINDAPALAQADVGIAIGSGTDVAIESADIVLMKSDLEDVVTAIQLSKATIRNIKQNLFWAFAYNSAGIPIAAGVLHIFGGPLLNPMIAAAAMAFSSVSVLTNALRLKTFKPKN; this is translated from the coding sequence ATGGCAAAAAGCGAGCAAACATTTTCAGTAAAAGGGATGACATGTACATCTTGTGCGCGAACTATTGAAAAAAAATTAGAAAAACTTGACGGTGTAGAAAAGGTAAATGTTAACTTTGCTACTGAAAAATTGTCTATAGTTTTCGATTCCGACAAAATTGACGAAAATGTGATTAGTAGAACTGTAAAAGATGTTGGTTACGAATTAGAACGGATGGATGATTTTAGAACTGTTATTATCCCCATTGAGGGAATGACATGCTCTTCTTGTGCTAAAGCTGTCGAAAAGGAGATTAAAAAACTTGATGGAATTACCTCTGTTAATGTTAATTTTGCAACGGAAAAAGCTACGATTTTGTATGAACCAACTAAAGTTCGTATTTCCAATATCAAACAAGCGATTAAAAATGCGGGTTATACTCCTCTGGAAGTGGATTCTAAAGATCAACTTGATTATGAAAAAGAAAGAAGACAAAAAGAAATAAAAATATTGTGGAGAAAATTTCTAGTAGCTGCAATATTTTCTGTACCGTTATTATATATTTCTATGGGGCACTTAATTGGTCTGAATTTACCTGATTTTGTCAATCCAGAAATTAATCCGTTTAATTTTGCACTTGTTCAATTATTGTTAGTAATTCCCATTGCGATTGCAGGTTACAAATTTTATACAATAGGTTTTAGAAATTTATTTAAGTTGAGTCCAAATATGGATTCATTAATTGCAATAGGTACTTCTGCTGCAATCATATATGGTTTATATGGGACCATAGAAATTTATCTTGGAAAGGTTGAATATGCTAATAATTTATACTTTGAAACTGCTGGTGTTATAATTGCTTTAATTCTCCTGGGAAAATATCTCGAAAGTGTTACGAAAGGTAAAACGTCAGAAGCAATAAAAAAATTGATGGGATTACAGCCCAAGACGGCGTTGATTTTTCAAAACGGTCAAGAAATAGAAATACCTGTTGATGAAGTTGAAGTTGGTGACATAGTAATTGTAAAACCAGGTGAAAAGATACCAGTTGATGGTGTTATTGTTGAAGGTCATACTTCTGTTGATGAATCTATGCTCACGGGTGAAAGTATACCGGTTGAGAAAAATGTTGGTGATAAAGTTATTGGCGGTTCAATAAATAAAAACGGAAACATAAAATTTAGAGCTACAAAAGTTGGTAAAGATACTACTCTTTCTCAAATAATAAAATTGGTTGAAGAAGCACAAGGTTCTAAAGCGCCAATTGCAAGATTAGCTGACGTTATTTCCGGCTATTTTGTACCAATTGTAATTGCAATAGCAATTTTATCTGCTTTAGTTTGGTATTTTGCAGGATTTGGAGGTATTTTTGCCTTGACAGTTTTTATTTCAGTTTTAGTGATTGCATGTCCATGTGCTTTAGGTCTAGCAACACCAACGGCAATTATGGTTGGAACTGGTAAAGGTGCAGAGTACGGAGTGCTAATAAAAGGTGGTGAAGCTTTGGAAACTGCACATAAGATAAAAACAATAGTATTTGATAAAACTGGAACTATAACTGAAGGCAAACCCAAAGTTACTGACATCATATCGCGTGGGGACTATTCTGAAAATGAATTGTTAAGTATTGCTGCTTCTGCGGAAAAAGGTTCTGAACACCCACTTGGTGAAGCAATTGTAAAAGCTGCTGAAGAAAGAAAACTAGATTTGAAAAAAGTTGACAAATTTTTAGCTATTCCGGGGCACGGGATTGAGGTGATTGTTGATGGAAAAAAGGTTTATCTTGGTAATTTAAAATTGATGAGGAGTAAAAACATTGAGATTACATTGTCTGATGAATCTAATAAGTTAGCTAATGAAGGAAAGACTCCAATGTTTATCGCAATAGATGGGAAACTAGAAGGTATAATTGCAGTTGCTGATACAGTAAAACCATCAAGTGCAAGTGCTATTAATAAGTTACACAAAATGGGAATAAAAGTAGCAATGATAACTGGTGATAACAAAAAAACAGCAGCGGCAATTGCAAAACAAGTGGGTATAGATATTGTTCTTGCTGAAGTTCTTCCCCAAGATAAAGCCAACGAAGTAAAAAAACTTCAACAGAATGGTGAAATCGTTGCAATGGTTGGAGATGGAATAAATGATGCACCTGCTTTAGCTCAGGCTGATGTTGGTATTGCAATAGGTTCAGGTACGGATGTAGCTATAGAATCTGCCGATATTGTCCTTATGAAAAGTGATCTTGAAGATGTTGTTACTGCTATTCAATTAAGTAAAGCAACAATTAGAAACATTAAGCAAAACCTTTTCTGGGCTTTTGCATATAATTCAGCTGGAATTCCAATTGCTGCAGGAGTGTTACATATTTTTGGTGGGCCATTATTGAATCCTATGATTGCAGCAGCAGCAATGGCATTTAGTTCTGTGTCAGTTTTAACAAATGCGTTAAGACTGAAAACGTTTAAACCAAAAAATTAA
- a CDS encoding heavy-metal-associated domain-containing protein, with the protein MKKVVIIKGMTCEHCVMHVKKELEKLSGVDFLSVEIGKAVLEGKNLDEDLIRKAVNEAGYEVVEIIDDGSNEVPHSKEHHHEKHHGGHSKHNKGCCH; encoded by the coding sequence ATGAAAAAGGTAGTAATTATTAAAGGGATGACTTGTGAACATTGTGTGATGCACGTAAAGAAAGAACTTGAAAAATTGTCTGGAGTAGATTTCTTGAGTGTCGAAATTGGAAAAGCTGTTTTGGAAGGAAAGAATTTAGATGAAGATTTGATAAGAAAAGCAGTAAATGAAGCAGGTTATGAAGTTGTCGAAATAATAGATGATGGTTCAAATGAGGTTCCTCATAGTAAAGAACATCATCACGAAAAGCATCATGGAGGGCACTCTAAACATAACAAGGGTTGTTGTCATTGA
- a CDS encoding DUF302 domain-containing protein, producing MKYAILKETNYNFEKAILRLNEELKKEGFGILMRIDIDEKIKAKLGVDLKKYTILGACNPEKAYEAILAEENIGLLLPCNIIVYEKDEKTIVAAIRPTMAMKVTQNDNVAKIAKEIEEKLSRVIHRV from the coding sequence ATGAAATATGCAATATTAAAAGAAACAAATTATAATTTCGAAAAAGCAATTTTGAGACTTAATGAAGAGTTAAAAAAAGAAGGTTTTGGAATTTTGATGAGAATTGATATTGATGAAAAAATAAAAGCTAAACTTGGGGTTGATCTTAAAAAATATACAATATTAGGAGCTTGTAATCCTGAAAAAGCATATGAAGCTATTCTAGCTGAAGAAAATATAGGTCTTCTTTTACCTTGTAATATAATTGTATATGAAAAAGATGAAAAGACAATTGTTGCTGCTATAAGGCCAACTATGGCTATGAAAGTAACACAGAATGATAATGTTGCTAAGATAGCCAAAGAAATTGAAGAAAAATTGTCTCGAGTTATTCACAGAGTATAA
- a CDS encoding SHOCT domain-containing protein, which yields MMHGWGWYGIWPFGFGIISFMFGLIFMIVFGVIIYFLFKNIFNPNSNKNHSKGDEYEMIRILNEKLAKGEISEEEYLRKKEFILKK from the coding sequence ATGATGCATGGTTGGGGTTGGTACGGTATATGGCCATTTGGATTTGGAATCATAAGCTTTATGTTCGGCCTAATATTTATGATTGTTTTTGGTGTAATAATATATTTTTTGTTTAAGAATATATTCAACCCTAATTCGAATAAGAATCATTCTAAAGGTGATGAATACGAAATGATAAGGATTTTAAACGAGAAGCTAGCAAAAGGCGAGATATCAGAGGAAGAATATCTTAGAAAAAAGGAATTTATTTTGAAAAAATAA
- a CDS encoding SHOCT domain-containing protein, whose translation MMIFWFLLIILGIWYFTKNPDVFKKLGSSQSSEEEAKKEALKILNEKFINGEITEEEYLRKKKLIE comes from the coding sequence ATGATGATTTTTTGGTTTTTGTTGATAATTTTAGGAATATGGTATTTTACAAAAAATCCTGATGTTTTTAAAAAGTTAGGAAGTTCTCAAAGCAGTGAGGAAGAAGCAAAAAAAGAGGCATTAAAGATATTGAATGAGAAGTTCATTAATGGTGAAATAACAGAGGAAGAATATCTTAGAAAGAAAAAACTAATTGAATAA
- a CDS encoding class I SAM-dependent methyltransferase — MSAREKYNRIAKLYDLLEGYIEKKVFSNFRKELFKHIEGKILELGVGTGKNFPYYSKNLKGYAVDFSEKMLEVAKKRKEELGLKNIEILQMDIENLEFEDETFDTVFSSFVFCTVPNPIKGLQEARRVLKKDGKAVFLEHMKSSNFINNIFLYLMNPFTKLFLGTSMIRETDKNIEKAGFKIVKTYYLHKDIVRLIIARK; from the coding sequence ATGAGTGCAAGAGAAAAATATAATAGAATAGCAAAGTTGTATGATCTACTTGAAGGATATATTGAAAAAAAAGTTTTTTCAAATTTTCGAAAAGAATTATTTAAACACATTGAAGGAAAGATTCTTGAATTAGGAGTAGGAACTGGTAAGAACTTTCCATATTATAGTAAAAATTTAAAAGGTTATGCTGTGGATTTTAGTGAAAAAATGCTTGAAGTTGCCAAGAAAAGAAAAGAGGAACTTGGGTTGAAAAATATAGAAATTCTACAAATGGATATTGAAAATCTCGAATTTGAGGATGAAACATTTGATACTGTTTTCTCTTCTTTTGTATTTTGTACAGTACCTAATCCTATAAAGGGATTACAAGAGGCAAGAAGAGTTTTAAAAAAAGATGGAAAAGCTGTTTTTTTAGAACATATGAAGAGTAGTAACTTTATTAACAATATCTTTCTCTATTTAATGAATCCCTTTACAAAGCTATTTCTTGGAACATCTATGATTAGAGAGACCGATAAGAACATTGAAAAAGCAGGATTTAAAATTGTAAAAACGTATTATTTGCATAAAGATATTGTTAGACTAATAATTGCTAGGAAATAG
- a CDS encoding PadR family transcriptional regulator, translating into MPRGFGRRGRGRKGFVHGDFLSAALLLLIKKKPSHGYELVQRLLETNFYDFEHDPAVVYNLLRKMEISGLIMYELEAGGGPFRKVYKITPEGERYLEIISKEIEALYKQLKAFLVEYKNSNK; encoded by the coding sequence ATGCCTAGAGGATTTGGGAGAAGAGGCCGCGGTCGAAAAGGTTTTGTACATGGAGATTTTTTGTCGGCTGCCTTGCTTTTGTTAATAAAAAAGAAACCGTCACATGGATATGAATTAGTTCAAAGGTTACTTGAAACGAATTTTTACGATTTCGAGCATGATCCTGCTGTTGTTTACAATTTGTTAAGGAAAATGGAGATAAGTGGACTAATTATGTATGAATTAGAAGCAGGTGGGGGGCCTTTTAGAAAAGTTTATAAAATTACTCCTGAGGGAGAAAGATATTTGGAAATTATTTCTAAAGAAATTGAGGCGTTGTATAAGCAATTGAAAGCTTTTCTTGTAGAATATAAAAATTCTAATAAATAG
- a CDS encoding thymidine kinase has translation MVGKITVITGPMYSGKTTELLSFVEIYNIGKKKTIVFKPSLDDRYGIDTVATHTGFQVKAHRISKSDEIFDYINEDVDAVFIDEVQFLDVQLIDIVKKLVFKGIDVFCAGLDISYLENPFETTAKLLAIADEVIKKKAVCEKCGEHRATYSYKIVPNGGEIDIGGKDKYIAVCRECLRELKNL, from the coding sequence ATGGTTGGAAAAATTACTGTAATTACTGGACCAATGTATTCTGGAAAAACTACTGAACTTTTATCATTTGTAGAAATTTATAACATTGGAAAAAAGAAAACAATTGTGTTTAAACCCTCTCTTGATGATAGATATGGAATAGATACAGTTGCTACTCATACAGGATTTCAAGTAAAAGCTCACAGGATTTCAAAGTCAGATGAAATTTTTGATTATATTAATGAAGATGTTGATGCAGTCTTTATTGATGAAGTTCAGTTTCTTGACGTTCAATTAATTGATATAGTTAAAAAGTTGGTTTTCAAAGGTATTGACGTGTTTTGCGCAGGTTTGGATATTTCATATTTGGAAAATCCTTTTGAAACAACAGCCAAACTTTTAGCAATAGCTGATGAGGTAATCAAAAAGAAGGCAGTATGTGAAAAATGTGGAGAACATAGGGCAACTTATTCATACAAGATTGTCCCAAATGGCGGAGAGATAGATATTGGAGGGAAAGACAAATATATAGCAGTTTGTAGAGAGTGCTTGAGGGAGTTAAAAAATCTTTAA
- a CDS encoding 5'-nucleotidase C-terminal domain-containing protein yields MRKFVTLLLALSLFVFVFAATAELVILHTSDLHGNIFPINYATNKPSDVGLGKIATLVKQIRNEYKNILIVDTGDLIQGTPLEYYHSKIDNKPIDPMILVMNKLGYSAWALGNHEFNYGLGVLNKAISEAQFPALSANIVKKGTDEPVFKPYHVVIIDGIKVGILGLVTKFIPNWEEPNNIKGLDFLDPVEVAKKYVDILKNKEKVDVLIVAYHGGLERDPKTGEPTEELTGENQAYQLLQEVPGIDVLLLGHQHRNIAVKINGVPVSMPSKWGKYLGKVTLKLENDSGKWKIVDSSVEEISVKGIEPDKEVLMLAKDYEDKVQKWLDQPIGVAKGDFWISDPLFARLEDNPLIEFVNKVQMYYSGAKISSTALFNNDIKGWKEGPVTLRDIYGVYIYPNTLKVLRVKGKDIKDALEKSADYFVYENYKADVNKSWVEPKPRHYNYDMWEGISYKIVLNRPSGDRIIDLMFNGKPIDMDAEYEIVLNNYRAGGGGGYSMFKGKPVVREVMMEVSELMADYILEHKTIEATVDHNWEAVVQYEYEVEKGDNLWSISKLLGVSVDDLVKWNNIENPDLIWPGMKLVYYKNYIDTLPPIKEVVGF; encoded by the coding sequence ATGAGAAAATTTGTTACATTACTTTTAGCGTTAAGTTTGTTTGTGTTTGTTTTTGCTGCAACAGCAGAACTTGTAATCTTGCATACGAGTGATTTACATGGTAATATTTTTCCCATAAATTATGCAACGAATAAACCTTCAGATGTTGGATTAGGAAAAATTGCAACATTGGTAAAACAGATCAGAAATGAATACAAAAATATTCTTATAGTTGATACAGGGGATCTGATTCAAGGAACACCTTTAGAGTATTATCATTCAAAAATTGATAACAAACCTATTGATCCTATGATTTTGGTTATGAATAAATTAGGATACTCAGCGTGGGCATTGGGAAATCACGAATTTAACTATGGTTTAGGAGTGTTAAATAAGGCAATTTCAGAAGCACAGTTTCCGGCTTTGAGTGCAAACATAGTTAAAAAAGGAACTGATGAACCTGTTTTTAAACCTTATCATGTGGTAATAATTGATGGGATTAAAGTTGGTATTTTGGGTCTTGTTACAAAATTCATTCCTAACTGGGAAGAACCAAATAATATTAAAGGACTTGATTTCTTAGATCCGGTAGAGGTAGCGAAAAAATATGTAGATATATTAAAGAATAAGGAAAAGGTTGATGTTTTAATCGTAGCATATCATGGTGGTTTAGAAAGAGATCCCAAAACAGGAGAACCCACGGAAGAACTAACAGGTGAAAATCAGGCGTATCAATTATTACAGGAAGTTCCTGGAATTGACGTATTGTTATTAGGACATCAACATAGGAACATTGCAGTAAAAATTAACGGTGTGCCAGTATCTATGCCATCAAAATGGGGAAAGTATCTTGGAAAAGTAACATTGAAATTAGAAAACGATAGCGGAAAATGGAAAATAGTTGATAGTTCAGTTGAAGAAATTTCAGTTAAAGGAATTGAACCAGATAAGGAAGTTTTGATGCTTGCAAAGGATTATGAAGATAAAGTTCAAAAATGGTTGGATCAACCAATTGGTGTTGCTAAAGGTGATTTCTGGATAAGTGATCCTCTTTTTGCAAGGTTGGAAGATAATCCTTTAATAGAATTTGTTAATAAAGTACAAATGTATTATAGTGGAGCAAAGATTTCTTCTACAGCATTATTCAATAATGACATAAAAGGTTGGAAAGAAGGGCCGGTAACTTTAAGAGATATTTATGGAGTTTACATTTATCCAAATACTCTAAAAGTGTTAAGAGTAAAAGGTAAAGACATTAAAGATGCTTTAGAAAAAAGTGCAGACTACTTTGTTTATGAAAATTATAAAGCTGATGTAAATAAATCATGGGTAGAACCAAAACCAAGACATTACAATTATGATATGTGGGAAGGTATATCGTACAAAATAGTTTTGAATAGACCTTCTGGAGATAGAATAATTGATCTTATGTTTAATGGAAAACCAATTGACATGGACGCAGAATATGAAATTGTTCTTAATAATTATCGTGCTGGCGGTGGTGGAGGATATAGTATGTTTAAAGGTAAGCCTGTTGTTAGAGAAGTAATGATGGAAGTTTCTGAATTAATGGCAGATTATATTCTTGAACATAAAACCATTGAAGCAACTGTAGATCATAACTGGGAAGCTGTTGTGCAGTATGAATATGAGGTTGAAAAAGGTGACAATTTATGGTCTATTTCGAAACTTTTAGGTGTTTCGGTTGATGATTTGGTTAAATGGAATAATATTGAAAATCCTGATTTGATTTGGCCAGGCATGAAATTAGTATATTACAAAAATTATATTGACACTTTGCCACCAATAAAAGAAGTAGTGGGATTTTGA
- a CDS encoding lactate utilization protein, with amino-acid sequence MKLRKELLNWKNFTLASKLADNLEKKGHKVFIVKNGKEALEKLKELLPENSIVATGGSLTLSEIGGLELLRSGKYNFLDRYSAKTKEEKEEIERKAFLADYYICSANAITEDGKIVFLDGNGNRVAAVIYGPKNVILISSINKIVKDVPEARERIKFISPMNSKRLNLNTPCTQTAICVNCSSHQRICNYFVVIESGHRHPGRFKIILITEEELGL; translated from the coding sequence ATTAAGTTGAGAAAAGAGCTCCTTAATTGGAAAAATTTTACTTTGGCAAGTAAACTTGCAGATAATCTAGAAAAAAAAGGTCATAAGGTGTTTATAGTAAAAAACGGTAAAGAAGCATTAGAAAAACTTAAAGAACTTCTCCCAGAAAACTCGATTGTAGCAACTGGTGGTTCTTTAACCCTTTCAGAAATTGGTGGTTTAGAACTTTTGAGAAGTGGAAAATACAATTTTCTTGATAGATATTCTGCAAAAACGAAAGAAGAAAAAGAAGAAATAGAAAGAAAAGCCTTTCTTGCCGACTACTACATTTGCAGCGCAAACGCGATTACTGAAGATGGCAAAATTGTTTTCTTAGATGGAAATGGAAATAGGGTAGCTGCAGTTATCTATGGCCCTAAAAATGTAATATTAATTTCAAGTATAAACAAAATAGTCAAAGATGTTCCTGAGGCTAGGGAAAGAATCAAATTCATTTCTCCTATGAATTCAAAAAGACTTAATCTCAATACCCCGTGTACTCAGACTGCTATATGTGTAAATTGCTCGTCTCACCAGAGAATTTGTAATTATTTTGTCGTTATTGAATCTGGACATAGACACCCTGGAAGATTTAAAATTATCCTTATTACTGAAGAAGAATTAGGATTATAA
- a CDS encoding redox-sensing transcriptional repressor Rex, giving the protein MRNNNKIPKPVIRRLGLYYRCLNRLNEEGIEFVASKDLAARLGIKSSQVRKDLSYFGEFGKRGVGYNVEELMKKLEGIIGVDKYWNVIILGAGNIGAAIANYAGLKKDKFNIIGIFDADRSKVGKKIGKLTVQHVSELKSFVQKNIIEIAVIAVPETAAQMVVEELETLNIKGIVNFAPVKLRTKIPIEDVDITLSFKSLVFRIERSKKEGN; this is encoded by the coding sequence ATGAGAAACAATAACAAAATTCCAAAGCCAGTTATCAGAAGGTTAGGATTATATTATAGGTGTCTAAATAGACTTAATGAAGAAGGTATTGAATTTGTTGCTTCTAAAGATCTTGCTGCTAGATTGGGAATTAAATCCAGTCAAGTAAGAAAAGATCTTTCTTATTTTGGTGAATTCGGAAAAAGAGGCGTAGGTTATAATGTAGAAGAGTTAATGAAAAAACTAGAAGGCATTATAGGTGTAGATAAGTACTGGAATGTTATTATACTTGGTGCGGGAAATATTGGTGCAGCTATTGCCAATTATGCTGGTTTAAAAAAAGATAAATTTAATATAATTGGCATTTTTGATGCCGATCGTTCTAAAGTAGGGAAAAAGATTGGAAAATTAACAGTTCAACATGTCTCCGAACTCAAAAGCTTTGTACAAAAAAACATAATTGAAATCGCCGTAATTGCTGTTCCTGAAACGGCAGCTCAGATGGTAGTTGAAGAATTAGAAACTCTCAACATAAAAGGAATTGTCAATTTTGCACCTGTAAAACTCCGTACTAAAATTCCTATTGAAGATGTTGATATTACTTTGTCTTTCAAATCCCTTGTATTTAGAATTGAAAGATCGAAAAAGGAGGGAAATTAA
- a CDS encoding Na+/H+ antiporter subunit E — protein MNFSVFLVTYFTWMILTSFTDVKELIVGLFVSLVISIVLRKYYVIKFDIKFPLRIVKFIFLYLPVFIWEIIKANFDVAVRVLNPSLPINPGFVKISTELKKDSSKLVLANSITLTPGTLTLDVRDDVLFIHWIDVKTLEDKEKKRIIAGKFEKILKGVFE, from the coding sequence ATGAATTTTTCTGTTTTCCTTGTGACCTATTTCACATGGATGATTTTAACAAGTTTCACAGATGTTAAAGAACTAATTGTTGGCTTATTTGTTTCTTTAGTTATCTCAATAGTTTTGAGAAAATATTATGTAATTAAATTTGATATTAAATTTCCTCTTCGAATAGTAAAATTTATTTTTCTCTATTTGCCTGTATTTATCTGGGAGATAATTAAAGCGAATTTTGATGTTGCTGTCCGTGTTTTGAATCCTTCTCTTCCTATTAACCCTGGTTTTGTGAAAATTAGCACCGAACTTAAGAAAGATTCATCAAAGCTTGTTTTAGCAAATTCAATAACTCTTACTCCTGGTACTCTTACGTTAGATGTTAGAGATGATGTGCTATTTATACATTGGATAGATGTTAAAACGTTAGAAGATAAGGAAAAGAAAAGGATTATAGCCGGTAAGTTTGAAAAGATTTTAAAGGGGGTGTTTGAATGA
- a CDS encoding cation:proton antiporter — MNLLNYIYFIFVALGVFFSFLRILLGPTSADRVAALDTLNVVLTGTIVFLALVFNNGLYLDIALVYGLLAFVETVVISRYLEGKK; from the coding sequence ATGAATTTGTTGAATTATATTTATTTTATCTTTGTAGCTCTCGGTGTGTTTTTTTCTTTTTTGAGAATATTATTAGGACCTACCAGTGCAGATAGAGTTGCTGCGTTGGATACATTGAATGTTGTTTTAACCGGGACTATTGTATTTTTGGCATTGGTGTTTAATAATGGGTTGTATCTTGATATAGCGTTAGTTTATGGACTTCTTGCATTTGTAGAGACAGTTGTCATTTCTAGATATTTGGAGGGGAAAAAATGA
- the mnhG gene encoding monovalent cation/H(+) antiporter subunit G, translating to MITFGYILIGIGAFFYFLGGLGIFRMPDVYNRLQAGTKATTLGSFSVILGVGLVNFDFLPKALVIIAFIALTNPVGSSVLARASYLNGIKPTKKTKVDEYKGGEKE from the coding sequence ATGATAACTTTCGGATATATTTTAATAGGGATTGGAGCATTTTTCTATTTTTTGGGTGGTCTTGGGATATTCAGAATGCCTGATGTTTATAACAGACTTCAGGCAGGAACTAAAGCAACAACTTTAGGATCTTTTTCAGTGATATTAGGTGTTGGTTTAGTAAATTTTGATTTTTTACCAAAAGCTTTGGTAATAATTGCGTTTATTGCTTTAACAAATCCTGTTGGAAGTTCAGTGTTAGCAAGAGCATCTTATTTAAATGGTATTAAACCAACTAAAAAGACAAAAGTAGATGAATACAAAGGTGGTGAAAAGGAATGA
- a CDS encoding Na(+)/H(+) antiporter subunit B has product MTMVTIFVGALMIISAIFAIETKRLLDSFIALSLLSLLSVFLFVIMKAPDVAITEASVGAGLTTAVLVLALRRIGGEKK; this is encoded by the coding sequence ATGACAATGGTTACTATCTTTGTTGGTGCGTTGATGATAATTTCTGCAATTTTTGCTATTGAAACCAAAAGATTACTTGATTCATTTATTGCTCTTTCCCTTTTAAGTTTATTATCTGTTTTTTTGTTTGTAATAATGAAAGCACCTGATGTCGCCATTACTGAAGCTTCAGTAGGTGCAGGACTTACCACTGCTGTTTTGGTATTAGCTTTACGGAGAATAGGTGGTGAGAAAAAATGA
- a CDS encoding Na(+)/H(+) antiporter subunit B, with product MRRVFSILIVIGILTLLINSLSILPEYGKVELSKVSKAYINKNVNVENKEVEFGESKNLEDGAANVVTSIVVDYRSFDTLGEVTVLFTSALGVGFVLHGIRRKKYGRMPNFVLRVSVEILLPLIFLFGAYVFIHGHLTPGGGFPGGTIIAAGILLLYLSSEEFNLSKTSKFVEGFAGSLYIILGLVGLAVGGIFLVNFLPTGVIGTLFSAGIVPIVYILIGFKVGAELSGVIADMYREG from the coding sequence ATGAGAAGAGTTTTTTCAATTTTAATTGTTATAGGCATACTTACTTTGTTAATTAATTCACTTTCTATTCTTCCAGAGTATGGTAAGGTTGAGCTTTCCAAAGTTTCTAAAGCATATATAAATAAGAATGTTAATGTAGAAAATAAGGAAGTTGAATTTGGTGAATCAAAGAATTTAGAAGATGGAGCTGCAAACGTTGTAACTTCAATAGTGGTTGATTACAGATCTTTTGATACTTTAGGTGAAGTTACGGTACTTTTTACTTCTGCTTTAGGTGTAGGTTTCGTTTTACATGGAATTAGAAGAAAAAAGTATGGGAGAATGCCTAATTTTGTTTTGAGAGTATCTGTTGAAATTTTGTTACCATTAATATTTTTATTTGGAGCCTATGTATTTATTCATGGGCATCTTACACCTGGTGGAGGATTTCCAGGTGGAACAATAATAGCTGCGGGAATACTTTTATTGTACTTATCAAGCGAAGAGTTTAATCTTTCAAAAACATCAAAATTTGTTGAAGGCTTTGCGGGAAGTTTGTACATAATTTTGGGATTAGTTGGACTGGCTGTAGGAGGAATATTTCTTGTCAATTTCCTCCCGACGGGAGTAATAGGTACTTTGTTTAGTGCGGGTATTGTACCAATTGTGTACATTTTAATTGGATTTAAGGTTGGTGCAGAGTTATCAGGAGTCATTGCCGATATGTACAGGGAGGGATGA